The proteins below come from a single Sinorhizobium fredii genomic window:
- a CDS encoding ImmA/IrrE family metallo-endopeptidase, which translates to MSESSHQLDPGDLGERLRIARENAAKTQAEAAEAIGVARTTLVAMEKGQRRVRIGEIQQLAILYGTSANALLRKESVHVELAPKFRKLAQHEEAPVTEAAELMAKLVRADVELENLLGIDHLRNLPPERRILPGDVREQAEQHALELRNWLGLGLAPIADIVSVLELQMGVRVFVRKLGAKISGLFAYDETVGACILLNANHPLDRRTQTAAHELGHLVSTRMDIEVNEIDELESSREEKYANAFGRSFLTPAQAVRQRFAEVTAGATSLTRRHVIVLAHLFNVSREAMVRRLEELGLTKRGTWDWFEANGGITDEQADQVLGRPRIDIARQEASRPVSVRTALMAYQASKRGILSEGQIARLLNLDRVEVRGILNDFDIDESEANAATSILG; encoded by the coding sequence ATGAGCGAGTCTAGCCACCAACTTGACCCAGGAGATCTCGGCGAGCGGCTGAGAATCGCGCGAGAAAACGCGGCGAAAACTCAAGCTGAGGCCGCTGAGGCCATTGGTGTTGCCCGCACGACCCTTGTCGCTATGGAGAAGGGACAACGTCGGGTGCGTATCGGCGAAATCCAGCAACTCGCGATTCTATATGGGACGTCTGCAAACGCTCTTTTGCGAAAAGAGTCCGTCCATGTCGAGCTTGCACCGAAGTTCCGCAAGCTAGCGCAACATGAAGAGGCTCCGGTCACGGAAGCAGCGGAGCTCATGGCCAAATTGGTTCGCGCCGATGTCGAGCTTGAGAACCTCCTTGGCATCGACCACCTGCGCAATCTTCCACCTGAGCGTCGCATCCTTCCAGGAGACGTCCGTGAGCAAGCCGAACAGCATGCCTTGGAACTGCGCAACTGGCTCGGCCTTGGTCTCGCTCCGATTGCTGACATTGTCTCCGTTCTTGAGCTGCAAATGGGCGTGCGGGTGTTTGTCCGTAAACTCGGAGCGAAGATCTCTGGCCTGTTTGCCTACGACGAAACTGTCGGCGCCTGCATTCTCCTAAACGCCAATCATCCGCTCGATCGGCGAACGCAAACCGCCGCGCATGAACTTGGCCACCTCGTTTCGACCAGGATGGACATCGAAGTCAATGAGATTGATGAGCTGGAAAGCTCACGAGAGGAGAAATACGCGAACGCCTTCGGCCGCAGCTTTCTGACGCCTGCGCAGGCAGTGCGTCAGCGCTTTGCCGAGGTGACGGCCGGCGCAACCAGCCTGACGCGCCGACACGTCATCGTCCTCGCTCACCTCTTCAATGTGTCCCGTGAGGCCATGGTCCGGCGGCTTGAGGAGCTTGGCCTGACTAAGAGAGGAACCTGGGATTGGTTTGAGGCGAACGGTGGAATCACGGACGAACAGGCAGACCAAGTCCTCGGAAGGCCTCGTATCGATATTGCGCGACAGGAGGCCTCACGCCCAGTTTCGGTGCGGACTGCGTTGATGGCCTATCAGGCCTCCAAGCGGGGGATTTTGAGCGAAGGGCAAATAGCTCGGTTGTTGAACCTCGACCGGGTCGAGGTCCGTGGTATCCTGAACGATTTTGATATCGATGAGAGCGAGGCCAATGCGGCAACCTCCATTCTCGGATGA
- a CDS encoding HEPN/Toprim-associated domain-containing protein yields the protein MGTSIELKVSSVSLDYAKNNMGSDYGYLFQSQDLARRPCDGIDYDYYAAHPEEEDELAESELSFVRPLSRVVPRLEILGHTLATARSEYEALASESAGIFEMVSDGQQPEYLTFEEFCALANLFPLTSLAEGYVEYETEGRDTISQGRFADHAERFARVPWAENSDLYWSEASYLSSKVCILSAASMLLIFAQDPRNAEAEVIWQFGNIVNAGWVEREAFIAGADREQTILVATEGASDARILRRALDLLRPDVADFFRFIDGDERHNFWGTGNLVRFAEGLVRIDIQNQVLFLLDNDAEGVDAYRKLKELKMPANMRSMVLPDVEELRSFPALGPEGLSNSDINGRAAAIECYLDLNLPDYPSAQVIWSNFKREIGLWHGALEHKESYDRHFMKQDAKALASGQYDLSKLNRVLEALVAEASLLSAAAPY from the coding sequence ATGGGTACTTCGATTGAACTGAAGGTGAGTAGCGTCTCCCTCGACTATGCCAAGAACAATATGGGTAGCGATTACGGCTACCTTTTTCAGAGCCAGGATTTGGCGCGTCGGCCGTGCGACGGCATAGACTACGACTACTATGCCGCCCATCCTGAGGAAGAAGACGAGCTCGCGGAGAGCGAGCTTTCGTTCGTTCGCCCGCTGTCGCGTGTCGTTCCGAGGTTGGAGATCCTTGGCCATACCTTGGCGACCGCCAGGTCGGAGTATGAGGCACTCGCGTCCGAGTCGGCTGGCATTTTCGAGATGGTGTCGGACGGACAGCAGCCGGAGTACCTGACTTTCGAGGAATTTTGCGCTCTCGCCAACCTCTTCCCCCTGACGAGCCTTGCTGAAGGTTATGTCGAATATGAAACCGAAGGCCGCGACACCATTTCGCAAGGACGCTTTGCAGATCATGCCGAGCGATTTGCCCGTGTCCCCTGGGCCGAGAACTCCGACCTGTATTGGTCCGAGGCGAGCTATCTGTCGTCAAAAGTCTGCATCCTCAGCGCCGCTTCGATGCTCTTGATCTTTGCCCAGGACCCGCGGAATGCTGAGGCTGAGGTGATATGGCAGTTCGGCAATATCGTGAATGCCGGTTGGGTCGAGCGGGAGGCCTTTATCGCCGGCGCAGATCGGGAACAGACGATCCTGGTCGCGACCGAAGGCGCGTCTGATGCTCGTATCCTCCGCCGCGCGCTCGACCTCCTTCGGCCTGACGTTGCGGATTTCTTCCGCTTTATCGACGGCGACGAACGGCACAACTTCTGGGGCACCGGCAATCTGGTCCGGTTCGCTGAGGGGCTGGTTCGGATCGACATCCAGAATCAGGTGCTTTTCCTTCTCGACAATGATGCAGAAGGGGTTGATGCGTACCGGAAACTCAAAGAATTGAAGATGCCCGCGAACATGCGCAGCATGGTATTGCCCGATGTAGAAGAACTGCGGAGCTTTCCGGCACTAGGGCCTGAGGGACTTAGCAACAGCGATATCAACGGCCGCGCCGCTGCGATCGAATGCTACCTCGACCTTAATTTACCTGACTATCCGTCGGCACAGGTGATCTGGAGCAACTTCAAACGAGAGATAGGATTGTGGCACGGCGCTCTGGAACACAAAGAATCCTATGACCGCCATTTTATGAAACAGGACGCCAAGGCGTTGGCGTCTGGCCAATACGACTTGTCCAAGCTCAACCGAGTGTTGGAAGCATTAGTCGCTGAGGCGTCGCTGTTGAGCGCGGCAGCGCCATACTAA
- a CDS encoding DEAD/DEAH box helicase yields the protein MFDAETAALIRSAPPLRGVDPQTLPQELTGIYAELAGLRLRAAQLAEAPDYLTQIERLARIAAVYEAQVDDTIDGETRRAAAFVAGTAYQILGRVIPVATDREAFLSAGAIHPRIAAPLLFLIAEQSPDAREAAYGLGVGRLGDIHRGALLESIQDLALERFTSILERAERLVRLQPSPDGDLTEQATQGLYGLCWAGLVQLVARLLDQPPPALAYPLRETPQALFDRVTQLAIADFTPAAASARLVSAYAGPRHLARLLRHVADGLEGAGIANLPTPAGAAEPAWRRWLRHRAVTKPTLWRNHRQAAATGFLDAGTSAVLVLPTGAGKTTLSELKIAATLSAGRKVIFLVPTLALVDQLRDDLSNSFPKSLANYQVSADGDLVALISGPELGSIEVMTPERLLAMLSFADTDVAELGLIVFDECHLLSPAGGGARSVDAMLCLLHALRRAPQADFLLLSAMLQNASDVADWLAQLSGRRCVNFLDPWKPSRQARGVAIYSKNQLDWAHGTVRAAKIAERYGQQINKPPLDLTPFALFGLHSAWARNAPQDRRIIRLSDGTVPLSYGVTGATPNSNTVGASFAASAARAGLKTIMFVNQADHAPSTARKIKAGIPAVGALTELENALWQEIIAEFGGAQHSLIDPAAPALPHNGDMISIERRLAESLFRKRDGASVIVATPTLAQGMNLPAEVAILAGTMRHDEDGREPLKGHEILNAAGRAGRAGHLANGTVLMIPEPPVSFDANWIPTGEAFAMLAKVLPANDQCVMIDDPLTTLLDRIQLGDVNSPEVRYFLSRLRAGESEEADPDRPLEMMNRSFAAFQARKAGAAAAFDVKLVSLKVALDADAQAAEASTVKIAAFSGMQLEPLTALALKIAAEIDALPTTILGWCDWLVDFLIADRASYALLFGGDVETVKAVTRGKKTGGDSTDAEIALLKPALRAWLTGAPFASIEEALGVAQPRIKTCKRSRDFVLKLMNRRFYMIAGALTALVQNALQEAGKETANPAALEVLSVAVRKGLDSPDKVAFAHRSTSIRSRVIIHRSYADRFPNRQDQIGADFQTILRSIDAHLAFGGLPHIFPPIQT from the coding sequence ATGTTTGACGCTGAAACCGCCGCGCTAATACGCTCGGCGCCGCCGCTTCGCGGTGTCGATCCGCAAACCTTGCCCCAAGAACTCACAGGTATCTATGCCGAGCTCGCAGGTCTTCGCTTGCGAGCCGCGCAGCTCGCAGAGGCGCCCGACTACCTCACGCAGATCGAGCGCCTCGCCCGGATCGCGGCAGTCTATGAGGCGCAGGTCGACGACACTATCGATGGTGAGACCCGCCGCGCCGCCGCTTTCGTCGCCGGAACCGCATATCAGATCCTTGGTCGTGTCATACCCGTTGCCACCGATCGCGAAGCCTTCCTAAGCGCGGGCGCTATCCATCCGCGCATCGCCGCACCCTTGCTGTTCCTGATTGCTGAACAGAGTCCGGATGCCCGTGAAGCCGCGTACGGCCTTGGCGTAGGTCGTCTTGGCGATATTCATCGGGGTGCCCTGCTTGAAAGCATCCAGGATTTGGCACTGGAGCGGTTTACCTCAATCCTCGAGCGCGCCGAGCGCCTTGTACGGCTACAACCATCTCCTGACGGCGATCTGACCGAACAGGCGACCCAGGGGCTTTACGGTCTTTGCTGGGCGGGGCTTGTCCAACTCGTAGCGCGTCTGCTCGATCAGCCGCCGCCAGCGCTAGCGTACCCGCTACGTGAGACGCCGCAGGCGTTGTTCGATCGTGTTACTCAATTGGCGATTGCCGACTTCACCCCGGCCGCGGCCAGCGCCAGGTTGGTCTCGGCATATGCCGGCCCTCGGCACCTCGCGCGCTTGCTGCGCCACGTCGCGGATGGACTCGAAGGGGCAGGCATAGCAAATCTCCCAACGCCAGCAGGTGCGGCAGAACCCGCCTGGAGGCGCTGGCTCCGCCACCGTGCTGTCACTAAGCCCACTCTATGGCGCAACCACCGGCAGGCAGCGGCGACAGGCTTTCTTGATGCCGGAACATCCGCTGTGCTGGTGCTTCCAACCGGAGCTGGAAAGACGACTCTTTCTGAACTAAAGATTGCTGCAACGCTTAGCGCTGGTCGCAAGGTGATTTTCCTTGTGCCGACACTCGCATTGGTCGACCAGCTCCGCGATGATCTTTCCAACAGTTTCCCGAAGAGTCTTGCCAACTACCAAGTTTCAGCAGATGGCGACCTTGTCGCCCTCATATCAGGTCCAGAACTCGGTTCGATCGAGGTGATGACACCCGAGCGTCTTCTCGCAATGCTCAGTTTCGCTGACACCGATGTTGCGGAGCTCGGCCTCATCGTTTTCGACGAATGTCACCTATTGAGCCCAGCGGGTGGCGGCGCTCGCAGCGTTGATGCCATGTTGTGCCTGCTTCATGCGCTTCGACGTGCCCCGCAGGCCGACTTTCTGCTCCTTTCGGCAATGTTGCAGAACGCTTCCGATGTGGCCGACTGGCTCGCACAGCTTTCCGGACGGCGTTGCGTCAACTTTCTCGATCCGTGGAAGCCTAGTCGCCAGGCGCGCGGCGTAGCGATCTATTCCAAGAATCAACTCGACTGGGCTCACGGCACTGTCCGTGCCGCCAAAATCGCGGAACGATACGGCCAACAGATTAATAAGCCGCCGCTTGATCTGACACCTTTTGCCTTGTTCGGGCTGCACAGCGCATGGGCGAGGAACGCACCACAAGATCGCCGGATCATCCGACTCTCCGATGGCACCGTGCCACTCAGTTACGGCGTCACCGGTGCGACGCCAAATTCCAACACGGTCGGCGCCTCCTTTGCCGCGAGTGCGGCACGGGCCGGTCTCAAGACCATCATGTTCGTTAACCAGGCTGATCATGCCCCATCGACCGCGAGAAAGATCAAAGCTGGGATCCCTGCGGTTGGCGCGCTGACTGAACTTGAGAACGCCCTATGGCAGGAGATCATTGCTGAATTTGGCGGGGCGCAACATTCATTGATCGACCCAGCCGCGCCAGCTTTGCCCCATAATGGCGATATGATTTCCATTGAGCGACGTCTGGCCGAGTCGCTGTTCCGCAAGCGTGACGGCGCCAGTGTGATCGTCGCTACGCCGACGCTTGCCCAAGGGATGAACCTCCCTGCCGAGGTTGCGATCCTAGCTGGAACAATGCGCCACGATGAAGACGGGCGCGAGCCCCTCAAAGGTCACGAGATTCTCAATGCCGCCGGCCGGGCGGGCCGCGCCGGCCATCTCGCAAACGGCACTGTTTTGATGATTCCAGAGCCGCCGGTATCGTTCGACGCAAACTGGATACCAACGGGTGAAGCATTCGCTATGCTGGCGAAGGTCCTGCCTGCCAACGACCAGTGCGTCATGATTGACGATCCGCTGACGACGCTGCTCGACCGGATCCAGCTCGGTGATGTCAACAGCCCAGAGGTTCGCTATTTCCTCAGCCGGCTGAGGGCCGGAGAGAGCGAGGAAGCGGATCCTGATCGCCCCCTCGAAATGATGAACCGATCCTTCGCAGCCTTCCAGGCTCGAAAGGCGGGTGCTGCGGCAGCGTTTGACGTCAAGCTCGTGTCGTTGAAAGTCGCGCTTGACGCCGACGCCCAGGCTGCCGAAGCCTCGACTGTGAAGATTGCAGCCTTCAGCGGCATGCAACTCGAGCCCCTGACTGCGCTCGCCTTGAAGATCGCGGCCGAGATCGATGCGCTGCCGACCACGATCCTCGGTTGGTGCGACTGGCTGGTCGATTTTCTGATCGCGGATCGCGCAAGCTATGCACTGCTGTTCGGCGGTGATGTCGAGACGGTAAAAGCTGTCACCCGAGGCAAGAAGACCGGAGGCGACAGCACCGACGCCGAGATCGCGTTGCTCAAGCCAGCTCTGCGCGCCTGGTTGACGGGCGCGCCGTTCGCGTCAATCGAGGAGGCGCTTGGTGTCGCCCAGCCAAGGATCAAGACCTGCAAACGCTCGCGCGATTTCGTGCTGAAGCTGATGAATCGGCGCTTCTACATGATCGCTGGCGCGCTGACTGCTCTGGTCCAGAACGCTCTCCAGGAGGCTGGGAAGGAGACCGCCAATCCAGCGGCATTAGAGGTACTGTCGGTGGCGGTGCGCAAAGGTCTCGATTCGCCGGACAAAGTAGCATTCGCACATCGGTCCACGTCGATTCGTTCTCGTGTCATCATCCACCGCTCATATGCAGATCGCTTTCCCAATCGACAGGATCAGATAGGTGCGGACTTTCAGACCATCCTGCGGTCGATCGACGCGCATCTCGCGTTCGGGGGCCTTCCACATATCTTCCCGCCAATACAGACATAA
- a CDS encoding DUF2326 domain-containing protein, with the protein MQLSRLYSNFPDILSPIVFNHGVDANHLNVVLGEVKHPKDQKKDSHNLGKTTLLHLIDFIMLKGWRQDNFLYRHRDRFGDFVFYLEIALNSGGYATIKRSVATPTRVALSRHENPDADFSDAADDAWDHPDLPIDEAIKLLDAWLDLRTLKPYDYRKAITYFLRAQGDWTDELQLQKFQAGRDLYWKPFVAHLFGFDQKPIVRKYELDELIQKLHEKQSAQQAEVQFKEEDLPKLTAELGVLHQHVEDLEAQLDAFRFDDEERRLMRELVETIENKIAELNQQIYDARYDIGQIDTSLSHKDKFDLGEVEAIFNEAQLHFPSQLKKQYGELVEFKKKVTQERNAALRKRRKELEAVLSSAEGRKAELDAQRVQRLKVLRSTDTFDKFKALQKDVAQQRAQLVYLEEQRKKLEAVADTARQVRGAERDRGKVVDEIKAMLAKPTVIYERFTRVFNEYCQKVLNHEGIFFFQVNSNNNLDYKISLGLAGQKGVASSQGEGTSYKKLICALFDLALLRVYEDIPFFHFVYHDGMMEALDDRKKLAFLDVVRDQVSRKKLQYIMTVIASDLPRNDKGRVVAFADDEIVLRLDDNGPGGRLFKMAEF; encoded by the coding sequence ATGCAACTCAGTCGGCTGTATTCGAACTTCCCGGATATCCTTTCTCCCATCGTCTTCAATCACGGGGTTGATGCCAATCACCTCAACGTGGTGCTTGGCGAGGTCAAGCACCCGAAAGATCAAAAGAAGGATTCGCACAATCTCGGTAAGACCACCCTTTTGCATCTGATCGATTTCATCATGCTGAAGGGCTGGCGGCAGGATAACTTCCTGTACCGGCATCGGGATCGGTTTGGAGACTTCGTCTTTTATCTGGAAATCGCCCTTAACAGCGGTGGCTATGCGACGATCAAGAGAAGTGTCGCAACCCCGACCCGAGTTGCGCTATCGAGACATGAAAATCCAGACGCGGATTTCAGTGATGCCGCTGACGATGCCTGGGACCACCCGGATCTGCCGATAGATGAAGCCATTAAGTTGCTAGATGCGTGGCTAGACCTGCGCACGCTGAAGCCATACGACTATCGCAAAGCGATCACTTATTTCTTGCGCGCGCAGGGTGATTGGACTGATGAGCTGCAGTTGCAGAAGTTTCAGGCCGGCCGCGACCTGTATTGGAAGCCGTTCGTTGCGCACCTCTTCGGTTTTGACCAGAAGCCGATAGTCCGCAAGTACGAACTCGACGAGCTCATTCAGAAGCTCCATGAAAAACAGAGCGCGCAGCAGGCCGAGGTGCAATTCAAGGAAGAGGACCTTCCGAAGCTCACGGCCGAGCTCGGTGTCCTCCACCAGCACGTCGAGGACCTCGAGGCGCAGCTTGACGCCTTCAGGTTCGATGATGAAGAACGCCGGTTGATGCGAGAGCTCGTCGAGACAATCGAGAACAAGATCGCTGAGCTGAATCAGCAGATTTACGACGCACGGTACGATATCGGCCAGATCGACACTTCGCTCAGCCACAAGGACAAATTCGACTTGGGCGAGGTCGAGGCGATTTTCAATGAGGCGCAGCTTCATTTCCCTTCCCAGCTTAAAAAGCAGTACGGGGAATTGGTGGAATTCAAAAAGAAGGTCACTCAGGAACGGAATGCCGCTCTTCGCAAGCGTCGAAAAGAGCTGGAGGCGGTATTGTCGTCAGCCGAGGGGCGAAAGGCAGAGCTGGACGCGCAACGGGTCCAACGCCTGAAGGTTCTCCGCTCGACCGATACATTCGATAAATTCAAAGCTCTTCAGAAGGACGTTGCCCAGCAGCGTGCGCAACTCGTCTACTTGGAGGAACAGCGCAAGAAGCTTGAGGCTGTCGCCGACACAGCGCGTCAGGTTAGAGGGGCGGAGAGGGATCGGGGCAAGGTTGTCGACGAGATCAAAGCGATGCTTGCGAAGCCGACAGTCATCTACGAGCGCTTCACCCGCGTTTTCAACGAATACTGCCAGAAGGTCCTAAACCACGAAGGCATCTTCTTCTTTCAGGTCAATTCTAACAACAATCTGGATTACAAAATCAGCTTGGGTCTGGCTGGCCAGAAGGGTGTGGCGTCAAGCCAAGGTGAAGGCACGAGCTATAAGAAGCTTATCTGCGCCCTCTTCGATCTCGCCCTGCTTCGAGTTTACGAGGATATCCCGTTCTTCCATTTCGTATATCACGACGGGATGATGGAAGCCCTCGACGATCGGAAAAAGCTGGCTTTCTTGGATGTCGTTCGCGATCAGGTTTCCAGGAAGAAGCTGCAGTACATCATGACCGTCATCGCATCCGACCTTCCACGTAACGACAAAGGCCGTGTTGTGGCATTCGCAGATGATGAAATCGTCTTGCGGCTCGATGATAATGGTCCAGGTGGGCGGCTGTTCAAGATGGCAGAGTTCTAG
- a CDS encoding poly-gamma-glutamate hydrolase family protein gives MQATATGGFACYSSFEELKAREAVSAYRVKVVDRGSAACIIAPHGGKIEPGTSELTQSVAGEDLSYYVFEWIKRDGNADLHITSSRFDEPKGDALVRNCDFAIALHGCRGAEEIVYIGGRHQALASRIQAQLAKMGFTFATHPNPELQGVSRDNICNRGRLGMGVQLEISRGLRDPIARERQESKASTVTDFAVAIRQAIGEML, from the coding sequence ATGCAGGCCACCGCAACCGGAGGATTCGCATGTTATTCGAGTTTTGAAGAGCTAAAGGCCCGGGAAGCCGTTAGCGCTTATCGAGTGAAAGTCGTCGATCGGGGCAGCGCCGCCTGCATCATCGCGCCGCACGGCGGCAAAATCGAACCGGGAACATCGGAGCTAACTCAAAGCGTGGCCGGCGAGGATCTCAGCTATTATGTCTTCGAGTGGATCAAGCGAGATGGCAATGCAGACCTTCACATCACCTCGTCAAGATTTGATGAGCCAAAGGGTGATGCTCTTGTCCGAAATTGCGACTTCGCCATCGCTTTGCATGGATGCCGAGGAGCGGAAGAGATCGTCTATATCGGCGGGCGTCATCAGGCCCTTGCGTCGCGGATACAGGCGCAGCTCGCGAAGATGGGGTTCACATTCGCGACGCACCCAAACCCGGAACTTCAGGGTGTTAGCCGGGACAATATCTGCAATCGCGGGCGGCTGGGAATGGGCGTCCAGCTCGAGATTTCACGTGGCCTAAGAGATCCTATCGCCCGTGAACGGCAGGAGTCTAAGGCTTCAACCGTCACTGATTTCGCGGTGGCAATCCGGCAGGCAATCGGTGAGATGCTGTAG
- a CDS encoding nucleotidyl transferase AbiEii/AbiGii toxin family protein: MARDQYMRQVDLLVRTLPFIARHEAFALKGGTAINLFYRDMPRLSVDIDLTYLPIEDRESTLKNIDTTLEHIREDLMRNLRGVNVQRIAGGGNNDTRVLVRQGNAEIKIETSPVARGTVHPPERRRVSESVEEAFGFAEMQVVSFEDLFGGKLHAAVDRQHPRDLFDVKLLYENEGLTDALFRTFLIYVASSGRPPHELVRPSLADLDEAFVKEFEGMTIEPVSLDDLKAARAQMTADIVAKLDERAMRFLLSLHDGEPDFAAIGLPQAAELPAVRWKLLNLRKLKEQNPTKHAEQRHEIEDIVSKTHRDSGGGNI; encoded by the coding sequence ATGGCCCGTGACCAATACATGCGTCAGGTCGACCTTCTGGTGCGGACCCTTCCTTTCATCGCCCGCCACGAGGCGTTCGCACTAAAGGGCGGGACCGCGATCAACCTCTTCTATCGCGACATGCCGCGGCTCTCGGTCGATATCGACCTGACCTATCTGCCGATCGAGGACCGTGAATCGACGCTAAAAAATATCGACACCACACTGGAGCACATCCGCGAAGACTTGATGCGCAACCTGCGTGGTGTGAACGTCCAGAGAATCGCCGGCGGCGGTAACAACGACACCCGCGTCCTCGTCCGACAGGGAAATGCCGAAATCAAGATCGAGACCTCCCCGGTCGCGAGGGGCACCGTCCATCCTCCGGAACGACGCCGAGTAAGCGAGAGCGTAGAGGAGGCGTTCGGTTTCGCCGAGATGCAGGTCGTCTCGTTCGAGGACCTGTTCGGCGGAAAACTGCATGCGGCGGTGGACCGACAGCATCCGCGCGATCTGTTCGACGTGAAGCTGCTCTATGAAAACGAAGGGCTGACCGACGCACTGTTCCGGACATTCCTGATCTATGTCGCCAGCTCCGGCCGCCCGCCGCACGAGCTGGTCAGGCCTTCGCTCGCAGATCTCGACGAAGCCTTCGTAAAGGAGTTCGAGGGGATGACGATCGAGCCCGTCAGCCTTGACGATCTGAAAGCAGCCAGGGCCCAGATGACGGCGGACATCGTGGCAAAGCTAGACGAGAGGGCAATGCGCTTCTTGCTGTCACTCCACGATGGCGAACCAGATTTCGCCGCAATCGGCCTACCACAGGCGGCGGAGCTGCCGGCCGTCCGCTGGAAGCTTCTAAATCTCCGGAAGTTGAAGGAGCAAAACCCCACGAAACACGCCGAGCAGCGGCATGAGATCGAAGACATCGTGTCAAAGACACACAGAGACTCTGGAGGGGGCAACATCTGA
- a CDS encoding 7-cyano-7-deazaguanine synthase, whose protein sequence is MSVNVLQGERPIGRIAVLEPKAPAVEGWTAVEIGKQIKFKMKDLNRYRNRNWDARVYDCLVIAAAVEFCDRSLQRPAWGWTRQFQIMLPVHDVTLWNSPEVAAALVSALKFLTGDEWDLTFYARREVADEIDGQSRLFDWFDGSKTIVPFSKGMDSRAVTAMLDNGSDKLIRMRVGSDASDRPKKGSRKVPFMAVPYEVKRGPQPFKESSARTRGFKFSLLSGIAAYLVGTDDVVMPESGQGALGPSLVQTSHGYEDYRNNPLFLGRMQQLLFAIFGQQVTFRLPRLWYTKGQTLRDFAAMPAHAGEWSATWSCWQQNRQVSVDRKRRHCGICAACMLRRLSVHAAGLEERPEAYVWEDLHAFEFEDGAARSFNKITPAMRQYAIAGALHLDHLAELRSSALHRKRLARYSWLLAEALGATHEDIERKLADLLSQHEMEWMAFMSDLGPNSFVSKWLAWSR, encoded by the coding sequence ATGAGCGTGAACGTTTTGCAAGGCGAACGGCCTATCGGCCGCATTGCAGTGCTCGAACCGAAGGCGCCTGCCGTCGAGGGCTGGACTGCGGTCGAGATCGGCAAACAGATCAAGTTCAAAATGAAAGATCTCAACCGGTACCGCAATCGCAACTGGGATGCCCGCGTCTACGATTGTCTTGTGATCGCTGCCGCTGTCGAATTCTGCGACCGCAGCCTCCAGCGTCCGGCCTGGGGATGGACGCGGCAATTCCAGATCATGCTGCCTGTTCATGACGTCACGCTCTGGAATTCACCGGAGGTGGCAGCAGCGTTGGTGTCTGCTTTGAAATTCCTGACCGGCGACGAATGGGATCTAACGTTTTACGCCCGCCGTGAGGTTGCCGACGAGATTGATGGGCAATCCCGGCTGTTCGACTGGTTCGACGGATCCAAAACCATCGTGCCCTTCAGCAAGGGGATGGATTCCAGGGCAGTCACCGCGATGCTCGACAACGGGTCCGACAAACTCATCCGCATGCGGGTGGGATCGGATGCAAGCGATCGGCCAAAAAAAGGAAGCCGCAAGGTGCCCTTCATGGCCGTGCCCTATGAGGTGAAGCGTGGCCCGCAGCCGTTCAAGGAATCGTCAGCACGAACGCGAGGCTTCAAGTTCTCCTTGTTGAGCGGCATCGCTGCTTACCTCGTCGGAACGGACGATGTTGTCATGCCTGAAAGCGGTCAAGGAGCGCTCGGCCCTTCTTTGGTTCAGACCAGTCACGGTTACGAAGACTACCGCAACAATCCCTTGTTCCTTGGCCGGATGCAGCAGCTTCTGTTTGCGATCTTCGGACAGCAAGTCACTTTTCGACTGCCTCGCCTTTGGTACACAAAGGGCCAAACTCTGCGCGATTTCGCCGCAATGCCGGCTCATGCCGGCGAATGGTCGGCCACGTGGTCATGCTGGCAGCAGAACAGACAGGTCTCGGTCGATCGGAAGCGACGCCATTGTGGAATATGTGCGGCGTGCATGTTGCGGCGTCTCAGCGTTCACGCGGCCGGGCTCGAGGAGCGGCCTGAGGCATACGTCTGGGAAGATCTCCACGCCTTCGAATTTGAGGACGGTGCTGCGCGGAGCTTCAACAAGATAACCCCCGCGATGAGACAATATGCAATTGCAGGGGCCTTGCACCTTGATCATCTCGCCGAATTAAGGTCTTCAGCGCTGCATCGCAAACGCTTGGCTCGCTACTCCTGGCTGCTTGCGGAGGCGCTCGGAGCGACGCACGAAGACATTGAGCGGAAACTCGCTGACCTGCTCAGTCAGCATGAAATGGAATGGATGGCATTTATGAGTGATCTTGGCCCCAACTCTTTTGTCTCCAAGTGGTTGGCTTGGTCGCGATGA